A stretch of the Deinococcus sp. Leaf326 genome encodes the following:
- a CDS encoding ABC transporter substrate-binding protein, whose amino-acid sequence MKKVVTILGLTTALAAAGQGSAVTVTLACGTVGQELQLCKDGAARWAKKTGNDVKIFESPNLTNDRLGLYQQQLAARSSDIDVYQLDIVWPGLLGQHFVDLKSKVPASEQNGFFKGILDANTVNGKLVSLPWFTDAGLLFYRTDLLKKYGYSAPPKTWAELATMAKKVQDGEQKTNKTFAGYVWQGKNYEGLTCDALEWVSSFGGGTIVDSTGKVTINNAKAAAALDAAASWVRNVSPQGVTTYDEEAARGIFQSGNAMFMRNWPYAWANGQSDDSKVKGKIGAAPLPAGPGGKPAATLGGWNLGVSMYSKNQAAAIDLVRYLTSPAEQKIRAIEGSYNPTLPALYKDAAVLKANPFFGSLYGVFTSAVARPSGPTKEKYNQVSQAFSGAVSEVLTGKTKGQAAVAKLSTDLARIKGRGW is encoded by the coding sequence ATGAAGAAAGTTGTGACTATCCTCGGTCTCACCACTGCTCTCGCTGCCGCCGGTCAGGGCAGCGCCGTCACCGTGACGCTCGCCTGCGGAACCGTAGGCCAGGAACTTCAGCTGTGCAAGGACGGCGCCGCGCGCTGGGCCAAGAAGACGGGCAACGACGTCAAGATCTTCGAGAGCCCCAACCTCACGAACGACCGCCTGGGCCTGTACCAGCAGCAGCTCGCCGCGCGCAGCAGCGATATCGACGTGTACCAGCTCGACATCGTGTGGCCCGGTCTGCTCGGCCAGCACTTCGTGGACCTCAAGAGCAAGGTGCCGGCCAGCGAACAGAACGGCTTTTTCAAGGGCATCCTGGACGCCAACACCGTGAACGGCAAACTGGTATCGCTGCCCTGGTTCACCGACGCCGGCCTGCTGTTCTACCGCACCGACCTGCTCAAGAAATACGGCTACAGCGCGCCCCCCAAGACCTGGGCCGAACTCGCCACCATGGCGAAGAAGGTGCAGGACGGCGAGCAGAAGACCAACAAGACCTTCGCCGGCTACGTGTGGCAGGGCAAGAACTACGAAGGCCTGACCTGTGACGCGCTGGAATGGGTTTCGTCCTTCGGCGGCGGAACCATCGTCGACAGTACCGGCAAGGTGACCATCAACAATGCCAAGGCGGCGGCGGCGCTGGACGCGGCGGCGAGCTGGGTGCGCAACGTCAGCCCGCAGGGCGTCACCACGTACGACGAGGAAGCGGCCCGCGGCATCTTCCAGTCGGGTAACGCAATGTTCATGCGCAACTGGCCCTACGCCTGGGCCAACGGCCAGAGTGACGACAGCAAGGTCAAGGGCAAGATCGGCGCCGCGCCCCTGCCCGCTGGCCCCGGTGGCAAGCCCGCCGCCACACTCGGCGGATGGAACCTCGGCGTGAGCATGTACAGCAAGAACCAGGCCGCCGCCATTGACCTCGTGCGCTACCTGACGAGCCCGGCCGAGCAGAAGATCCGCGCCATCGAGGGCAGCTACAACCCCACCCTGCCCGCCCTGTACAAGGACGCGGCAGTCCTGAAGGCCAACCCCTTCTTCGGCAGCCTGTACGGCGTGTTCACCAGCGCGGTGGCCCGTCCTTCCGGCCCGACCAAGGAGAAATACAACCAGGTCTCGCAGGCCTTCAGCGGCGCCGTGAGCGAAGTGCTGACCGGCAAGACCAAGGGCCAGGCGGCCGTCGCCAAACTCTCGACCGACCTCGCGCGCATCAAGGGCCGCGGCTGGTAA